One Thalassotalea sediminis DNA segment encodes these proteins:
- a CDS encoding YeaH/YhbH family protein, with product MANFIDRRLNGKNKSSVNRQRFIRRYKSQIKKSVEQAINKRGVTDTDSGESIIIPKKDLSEPIFHQGKGGVKDRVHPGNDQYSTGDRIKRPPQQSGQGTGQGEASNSGEGEDDFVFSISKDEYLNLLFEDLELPNLEKNQLDKLIDYKTVRSGYCAEGVPANIDIVKSLQGSVARRIAMTSSKRKQLKALKQQLEELLADKLDHVTKVKALKKEIAALENKIASVPFIDTFDLRFRNYARQPVPTSKAVMFCLMDVSGSMDQATKDIAKRFYILLYLFLTRTYKTIDVVYIRHHTQAKEVDEQEFFYSQETGGTIASSALELMMDVINDRYNPREWNIYGAQASDGDNWADDSPHCYQLLMEKIMPVCRYFSYIEITQRAHQTLWHQYEKVAKANAHFAMQHIKSAEDIYPIFRELFKKNTQQVA from the coding sequence ATGGCAAACTTTATTGATCGTCGGTTAAATGGAAAAAACAAAAGTTCTGTTAACCGTCAGCGATTTATACGTCGATATAAATCGCAAATTAAAAAATCAGTTGAACAGGCAATCAACAAACGCGGCGTCACCGATACTGACAGTGGCGAGAGTATTATTATTCCCAAAAAAGATTTATCGGAACCAATATTTCATCAAGGAAAAGGTGGCGTAAAAGATCGTGTTCACCCGGGTAATGATCAATATTCGACAGGTGATCGTATTAAACGTCCACCACAACAAAGCGGTCAAGGCACAGGACAGGGTGAAGCAAGCAATAGTGGCGAAGGTGAAGATGACTTTGTGTTTTCAATTTCTAAAGACGAGTATTTGAACTTACTCTTTGAAGATCTCGAGCTGCCAAACTTAGAAAAAAATCAACTGGATAAATTGATCGACTATAAAACGGTGCGTTCTGGATATTGTGCAGAAGGTGTTCCCGCAAATATTGATATCGTCAAATCATTACAAGGCTCAGTTGCACGACGCATTGCCATGACCTCTTCAAAGCGCAAACAATTAAAGGCACTTAAACAGCAGCTTGAGGAACTTCTTGCTGATAAGCTAGACCATGTTACTAAAGTAAAAGCGTTGAAAAAAGAGATCGCGGCGCTTGAAAACAAAATTGCAAGTGTACCTTTTATCGACACCTTTGACTTACGCTTTAGAAACTATGCTCGTCAACCTGTGCCTACTTCGAAAGCTGTCATGTTTTGCTTGATGGATGTATCAGGCTCAATGGATCAAGCAACCAAAGATATCGCTAAACGTTTTTATATACTGCTTTATTTATTTTTAACTCGAACATATAAAACAATTGATGTGGTTTATATCCGTCATCATACGCAAGCGAAAGAAGTAGACGAGCAAGAGTTTTTTTATTCGCAAGAAACTGGAGGCACTATAGCTTCAAGTGCCTTAGAACTGATGATGGATGTTATCAACGACAGATATAACCCTAGAGAATGGAATATCTATGGCGCACAAGCATCTGATGGAGATAATTGGGCCGATGACTCTCCTCATTGTTACCAATTGCTCATGGAGAAAATTATGCCTGTTTGCCGCTACTTTTCTTATATTGAAATTACTCAACGTGCTCACCAAACACTATGGCACCAATATGAAAAAGTAGCAAAAGCTAATGCACACTTTGCCATGCAACATATAAAATCAGCGGAAGATATCTACCCTATATTTAGAGAGCTATTTAAGAAAAATACACAGCAAGTTGCCTAA
- a CDS encoding PrkA family serine protein kinase, translated as MSIFKHYQSRYDELQEESCTVQEFLSMCRENKMAYASASERLLSAIGEPEMIDTATDPRLSRIFSNRVIARYPAFKEFYGMEEAIEQIVSYLKHASQGLEEKKQILYLLGPVGGGKSSLAEKLKALMQLEPIYVLSANGQRSPVNDHPFCLFDKNSDGKILLEEYNIPERYLNTIMSPWVAKRLHEFKGDITKFDVIKVYPSILDQVAIAKTEPGDDNNQDISALVGKVDIRQLEHFAQNDPDAYSYSGALCRANQGVMEFVEMFKAPIKVLHPLLTATQEGNYNPTEGLSALPFDGILLAHSNESEWQTFRNNKNNEAFLDRVYIVKVPYCMRVSEEVKIYKKLLKNSELCNAQCAPDTLETLAQFSVLSRLKEPENSSIFSKMRVYDGESLKDTDPKAKSFQEYRDYAGVEEGMSGLSTRFAFKILSRVFNFDHAEVAANPVHLFYVLEQQIEREQLPAETSERYLNFLKEYLTPQYIEFIGKEIQTAYLESYSEYGQNIFDRYVTYADFWIQDQEYRDTETGQLFDREALNNELEKIEKPAGISNPKDFRNEIVNFVLRARANNKGKNPNWTSYEKLRTVIEKKMFSNTEDLLPVISFNAKTSTDDQQKHDDFVKRMMTKGYTKKQVRLLSEWYLRVRKAS; from the coding sequence ATGAGTATCTTTAAACACTATCAATCTCGATATGACGAGCTTCAAGAGGAAAGTTGTACCGTACAAGAATTTCTCTCAATGTGTAGAGAAAATAAAATGGCTTACGCCAGTGCATCTGAGCGCTTACTGTCAGCAATTGGTGAGCCTGAAATGATAGACACAGCAACTGACCCTAGGTTGTCTCGTATATTTTCAAACCGCGTTATTGCTCGTTACCCTGCATTTAAAGAATTTTATGGCATGGAAGAAGCAATCGAACAAATCGTGTCCTATTTAAAGCATGCATCTCAAGGACTAGAAGAAAAGAAACAAATTTTATACCTACTGGGTCCCGTCGGAGGGGGTAAATCTTCGCTCGCAGAAAAACTAAAAGCATTGATGCAACTGGAACCTATTTATGTGCTCAGTGCGAATGGCCAAAGAAGCCCAGTAAATGATCACCCGTTCTGTCTTTTTGATAAAAATAGCGACGGTAAAATCCTGTTAGAAGAATACAACATTCCAGAGCGTTACCTAAATACAATTATGTCGCCTTGGGTTGCAAAACGCTTACACGAATTCAAAGGAGATATTACTAAATTTGACGTCATCAAAGTGTACCCTTCAATTCTGGATCAAGTTGCTATTGCTAAAACTGAGCCTGGCGACGATAACAACCAAGATATTTCAGCACTCGTAGGTAAAGTTGATATTAGACAGCTTGAACACTTCGCGCAAAATGATCCTGACGCCTATAGCTACTCTGGTGCCCTATGTCGTGCTAATCAGGGCGTAATGGAATTTGTCGAGATGTTTAAAGCTCCCATAAAGGTTTTACATCCACTACTAACCGCTACACAAGAAGGCAATTATAATCCAACAGAAGGGTTATCTGCGCTGCCCTTTGACGGTATTTTACTAGCGCATTCTAACGAGTCCGAATGGCAAACATTTAGAAATAACAAAAACAACGAAGCATTTTTAGATCGAGTTTATATCGTCAAAGTGCCCTACTGTATGCGCGTGTCTGAAGAAGTAAAAATTTACAAAAAACTACTAAAAAATAGTGAGTTGTGTAATGCGCAATGTGCGCCTGACACACTGGAAACACTAGCACAATTTAGCGTACTTTCTCGCTTAAAAGAGCCAGAGAATTCAAGTATCTTTTCTAAAATGCGCGTCTATGATGGCGAAAGCCTTAAGGACACTGACCCGAAAGCTAAATCGTTTCAAGAATATCGAGATTATGCAGGCGTAGAAGAAGGAATGTCAGGATTATCTACACGTTTTGCGTTCAAAATACTGTCTCGTGTTTTTAACTTTGACCATGCTGAAGTTGCCGCCAACCCAGTGCATCTCTTTTATGTGCTCGAGCAACAAATTGAACGAGAACAGTTACCAGCTGAGACCTCAGAGCGTTACTTAAACTTCTTGAAAGAGTATCTCACGCCACAATACATCGAATTCATCGGTAAAGAGATTCAAACCGCTTATTTAGAATCTTATTCAGAGTATGGGCAAAATATTTTTGATCGTTATGTCACATATGCTGACTTTTGGATCCAAGATCAAGAATACCGAGACACTGAAACTGGCCAACTTTTTGATAGAGAAGCGCTAAATAATGAGCTCGAAAAAATTGAAAAACCAGCAGGTATCAGCAATCCAAAAGATTTTCGTAATGAAATCGTAAATTTTGTTTTACGAGCACGAGCAAATAATAAAGGTAAAAACCCTAACTGGACGAGTTATGAGAAACTACGTACGGTCATCGAAAAGAAAATGTTTTCTAATACTGAAGATTTATTGCCAGTGATATCTTTCAATGCAAAAACATCAACAGATGATCAACAAAAACATGACGACTTTGTGAAACGTATGATGACCAAAGGTTATACCAAAAAACAGGTACGATTGTTATCTGAGTGGTATTTACGTGTAAGAAAAGCGTCGTAA
- a CDS encoding Fe-Mn family superoxide dismutase yields MAIELPALPYAMDALAPHISQETLEYHYGKHHNTYVVKLNGLIEGTDFEGKSLEDIVKSSEGGVFNNAAQIWNHTFYWNSLSPNGGGEPTGALADAINAKFGSFEAFKTAFNDKAVNNFGSSWTWLVKTADGGVDIVNTSNAATPLTDSGLTPLMTVDLWEHAYYIDYRNLRPSYLEAFWALINWDFASANFA; encoded by the coding sequence ATGGCTATTGAATTACCAGCATTACCTTACGCGATGGACGCTCTTGCTCCACATATTTCACAAGAAACTTTAGAGTATCACTATGGTAAGCACCACAATACTTACGTAGTAAAATTAAACGGCTTAATTGAAGGTACTGATTTTGAAGGTAAATCTTTAGAAGACATCGTAAAATCTTCAGAAGGTGGTGTGTTTAATAATGCAGCGCAAATTTGGAATCACACCTTTTATTGGAATAGCTTAAGTCCTAACGGTGGTGGTGAGCCTACTGGCGCTCTTGCAGACGCGATAAACGCAAAATTTGGTTCATTTGAAGCATTCAAAACAGCTTTCAATGACAAAGCCGTTAACAACTTTGGCTCTAGCTGGACATGGTTAGTGAAAACAGCTGACGGTGGTGTAGATATTGTTAACACCTCTAATGCTGCAACACCGTTAACAGATAGTGGTTTAACACCATTAATGACAGTAGATCTATGGGAACATGCATACTACATTGATTACCGTAATCTTCGTCCAAGCTATTTGGAAGCATTCTGGGCACTTATTAACTGGGATTTTGCTTCAGCTAACTTTGCATAA
- a CDS encoding Grx4 family monothiol glutaredoxin gives MDTVERIKQQIAENSILLYMKGSPKLPNCGFSAQASQALMSCGEKFAYVDILQNPDIRAELPVYADWPTFPQLWVEGELIGGCDIIIEMFQQGELAPLVKEAAERAAANEQTEEK, from the coding sequence ATGGATACAGTAGAACGTATTAAACAGCAAATCGCAGAAAATAGTATTTTGTTATACATGAAAGGCTCTCCTAAGTTACCGAACTGTGGCTTTTCGGCACAAGCATCACAAGCCTTAATGTCGTGCGGAGAAAAATTTGCGTATGTTGATATTTTACAAAACCCAGATATTCGTGCTGAATTACCTGTATATGCTGATTGGCCAACATTCCCGCAACTATGGGTTGAAGGCGAGTTAATTGGTGGCTGTGATATTATTATTGAAATGTTTCAGCAAGGTGAATTGGCACCACTTGTAAAAGAAGCCGCTGAACGTGCAGCAGCGAATGAACAAACAGAAGAAAAATAA
- a CDS encoding peroxiredoxin gives MSVLVGRPAPDFTAAAVLGSGEIVDNYTLSEAIKGKKAVVFFYPLDFTFVCPSELIAFDHRIEEFKSRGVEVIGVSIDSQFSHNAWRNTPVNEGGIGPVQYTLVADVKHEICQAYDVEHPEAGVAFRGSFLIDEEGNVRHQVVNDLPLGRNVDEMLRMIDALQFHQEHGEVCPAGWNKGDKGMTASPDGVASYLTDNADTL, from the coding sequence ATGAGTGTATTAGTGGGTCGTCCAGCTCCGGACTTTACGGCAGCAGCGGTATTAGGTAGTGGTGAAATTGTAGATAACTACACGTTGTCAGAAGCAATTAAAGGGAAAAAAGCTGTTGTATTTTTCTATCCTTTAGACTTTACATTTGTTTGTCCATCAGAGCTGATCGCATTTGATCACCGTATTGAAGAATTTAAAAGCCGTGGTGTTGAAGTGATTGGTGTTTCAATTGATTCACAATTTTCACACAATGCATGGCGTAACACTCCAGTAAACGAAGGTGGTATTGGTCCAGTTCAATACACATTAGTTGCTGATGTTAAACATGAAATTTGTCAAGCGTATGATGTAGAGCATCCTGAAGCAGGCGTTGCATTCCGTGGTTCATTCTTAATTGATGAGGAAGGTAACGTACGTCACCAAGTAGTTAATGATTTACCATTAGGTCGTAACGTAGACGAGATGTTACGTATGATCGACGCATTACAATTCCACCAAGAGCACGGCGAAGTATGTCCAGCAGGTTGGAATAAAGGTGATAAAGGTATGACTGCATCTCCAGACGGCGTAGCTTCATACTTAACAGATAACGCTGATACTTTATAA
- the rnt gene encoding ribonuclease T — MTIKSNSEHQSVAPLTSFKFADRFRGYFPVVVDVETAGFNAQTDALLEIAATTLTFDESTGLLSLDETIHFNIEPFEGANLEPAALEFTGIDPTNPLRGAVEESEALKAIFKLIRKKMKAAGCKRAIMVAHNAAFDLGFVNAATERCSIKRTPFHPFVSFDTTTLAGLALGQTVLAKACQAAGLDFDNKEAHSALYDTEKTAQLYCHIVNKWQTLGGWPLPVDEKELAEN, encoded by the coding sequence ATGACCATCAAGAGTAATAGTGAACATCAGAGCGTAGCCCCTTTAACATCTTTTAAGTTTGCCGATCGCTTCAGAGGTTACTTTCCTGTTGTCGTAGATGTTGAAACCGCAGGATTTAACGCACAGACAGACGCGCTCTTAGAAATAGCTGCAACAACCCTCACTTTTGATGAAAGCACTGGTTTATTGTCTTTAGACGAAACCATTCATTTCAATATTGAACCTTTTGAAGGTGCTAATTTGGAGCCCGCCGCATTAGAGTTCACCGGTATCGACCCAACAAACCCTTTGAGGGGTGCGGTTGAAGAAAGTGAAGCATTAAAAGCTATCTTTAAATTAATTCGAAAAAAGATGAAAGCTGCAGGCTGTAAACGCGCAATTATGGTCGCTCACAACGCCGCTTTTGATTTAGGATTTGTTAATGCTGCCACTGAACGGTGCTCAATTAAACGCACACCTTTTCATCCCTTTGTTAGCTTCGATACCACCACTCTTGCAGGCTTAGCGCTCGGACAAACTGTATTGGCAAAAGCCTGTCAGGCTGCAGGCCTTGATTTTGATAATAAAGAAGCACATTCGGCTTTATACGATACAGAAAAAACAGCACAATTATACTGTCATATCGTTAACAAATGGCAAACATTAGGTGGCTGGCCTTTACCAGTGGACGAGAAAGAACTAGCAGAAAACTAA
- a CDS encoding flagellar protein MotY — MKKILIAASIALFVSQANASIRQYQADIASSKWQLVDESRLQCTLAHQIPNYGEAKFYAKANRNSNMMFELDMLGLPDNYSLAEVRTVAPKWRPGRAGRTLANMKLHKQFSPDLPKKVAWTLLTELEKGMSPTFYYNDWYNDHDKVSVGLSTSRFHKAYQEFVSCVGNLLNYSFDDISYTVLNFEFGSDKFTKSSKRKINMIREYLSLDQELEIVLIDGFTDSYGGRNTNQKTSEKRANKIRQYFVDNGIDPSRIEATGYGEKRHIASNQTVLGRAKNRRVVIRMDKP; from the coding sequence ATGAAAAAAATACTTATTGCTGCATCAATCGCCTTATTTGTAAGCCAAGCAAATGCTAGTATTCGCCAATATCAAGCAGATATTGCAAGTTCAAAATGGCAACTTGTTGATGAATCTAGACTTCAGTGTACGTTGGCTCATCAAATTCCAAATTATGGTGAAGCTAAGTTTTATGCAAAAGCCAATAGAAATTCTAATATGATGTTTGAGTTAGATATGCTTGGGCTACCTGATAATTATTCATTAGCGGAAGTGCGTACGGTTGCCCCTAAGTGGCGTCCTGGTAGAGCAGGTAGAACACTCGCTAACATGAAACTACATAAGCAATTTTCGCCCGATTTACCCAAGAAAGTAGCGTGGACCTTATTAACCGAACTTGAAAAAGGTATGTCGCCAACGTTTTATTACAATGATTGGTATAATGATCACGATAAGGTATCAGTAGGGCTGTCAACGTCACGGTTTCATAAAGCATATCAAGAATTTGTTTCATGTGTGGGTAACTTATTGAATTACAGCTTCGATGATATTTCATACACCGTGTTAAATTTTGAATTTGGTAGCGATAAATTTACCAAGTCTTCTAAACGTAAAATAAACATGATCCGTGAATATCTATCATTAGATCAAGAACTCGAGATTGTTTTGATAGATGGCTTTACTGATAGTTATGGTGGCAGAAATACAAACCAAAAAACCTCAGAAAAACGTGCCAATAAAATTCGTCAGTACTTTGTTGACAATGGTATTGACCCGAGTCGAATAGAAGCAACAGGTTACGGAGAAAAACGGCATATTGCATCGAACCAAACCGTGTTAGGTCGTGCGAAAAACCGTAGAGTAGTGATCAGGATGGATAAGCCATAA
- the rrtA gene encoding rhombosortase: MQSLITLRKTDLYPILLFIVCIVAYTFNEYFYQLFEFKRSSLENGQLWRLLTCHLLHTNFNHLLLNMAALALLFLLHRRFHHGVMFPVLLFFSAIVVSTGVYISSPELVRYVGLSGVLHAVFLWGTLHDIKNKDKTGYLLLIGLIVKVTHEQLFGASKQVASMINADVAIDAHLWGVVAGFCFFIFYENIQRTKKKAS, from the coding sequence ATGCAATCACTCATAACGCTGCGCAAAACAGATCTTTACCCTATTTTACTTTTTATTGTCTGCATCGTCGCGTATACATTTAATGAATATTTTTATCAACTCTTTGAATTTAAACGTTCTTCTCTTGAAAATGGTCAATTATGGCGTTTATTAACCTGTCACTTATTACACACAAATTTTAATCACTTGTTACTAAATATGGCAGCATTAGCATTACTTTTTTTATTGCACCGTCGTTTTCATCATGGCGTAATGTTTCCAGTATTACTCTTCTTCTCTGCAATTGTCGTAAGTACTGGTGTTTATATAAGTTCACCGGAGTTAGTGCGATATGTTGGCTTATCTGGTGTATTGCATGCCGTATTTTTATGGGGCACATTACATGACATTAAAAATAAAGATAAAACAGGTTACCTTTTACTTATTGGCTTAATTGTAAAAGTGACCCATGAACAACTCTTTGGCGCCAGTAAACAAGTAGCAAGTATGATAAATGCTGATGTTGCAATTGATGCACATTTATGGGGCGTAGTAGCGGGTTTCTGTTTCTTCATATTTTATGAAAATATACAGCGGACCAAAAAAAAGGCCTCTTAA
- a CDS encoding tRNA-uridine aminocarboxypropyltransferase: protein MSRVICQRCQKPQVSCICQLFVAVDNDIDVIVLQHPSEVKQNKGSVTLLKESLSHCTVIQGEVFSDNAMYQALVTDLSAETALLYPSDKAVLANELTMISAQEATTKVQIKRLILLDGTWKKAYRMYMSNPALHDLNHLTLPDDIECMYEARSTKKKGALSTLEAACHALSQLEYNAIKYQPLLHSFKRFNQQLLANRPPLS, encoded by the coding sequence ATGTCTAGAGTTATCTGTCAGCGTTGTCAAAAGCCACAAGTAAGCTGTATTTGTCAGCTTTTCGTTGCAGTTGATAATGATATTGACGTGATCGTGTTACAGCATCCAAGTGAAGTAAAGCAGAATAAAGGGAGTGTTACGCTTTTAAAAGAGTCGTTAAGCCACTGTACTGTTATTCAAGGGGAAGTATTTTCAGATAATGCAATGTACCAAGCATTAGTTACAGATTTAAGCGCGGAGACAGCATTATTGTATCCGAGTGACAAAGCTGTACTTGCGAATGAATTGACAATGATAAGTGCTCAGGAGGCGACAACAAAAGTGCAGATTAAACGGTTGATTTTACTCGATGGTACCTGGAAAAAAGCTTATCGTATGTATATGTCAAATCCAGCATTACATGACCTGAACCATTTAACACTGCCTGATGACATCGAATGTATGTATGAAGCGAGAAGTACAAAGAAAAAAGGTGCTTTATCTACGTTAGAAGCAGCCTGTCACGCGTTGTCACAGCTCGAATACAATGCTATAAAATACCAACCCTTATTACATAGTTTTAAGCGCTTTAATCAACAGCTTTTAGCTAATCGACCACCACTTTCATGA
- the ggt gene encoding gamma-glutamyltransferase — MFKLYHFKSFAFSTFLLCSTYQSWAGSSKVQVQEDREPEAATGIIAKEAVIADKFMVATANPYATQSGYNILKQGGSAVDAAIAVQLVLTLVEPQSSGIGGGAFMLHWDKEKQNLTTFDGREVAPKHATSDIFLDKNGQAIPWIQAVVGGRSVGVPGVLAALKLAHEKHGVLPWKALFTDAIALAENGFRVTPRLQKLVEMQYNPGITKLESIHQYFFPNGKAIQAGDLLVNKKLAKVYRSLAEKGITPFYQGWIAKSIVNAVQNSSIAPGKLSIDDLANYQPREISPVCGNYRQYQVCGMAPPSSGGIAVIQILKQLEPYKLGELPFSDARTVHLFTQSSRLAFADRAKYVADDTFVDVPIKTLVSDDYLARRSKLIDVKKDMGKATAGELPNVAQRGDNLSMELPSTSHISIVDAKGNAVSMTTSIEMAFGSAVMTEGFILNNQLTDFSLAPIMNGKPVANRLEANKRPRSSMAPTMVFEKDKLRLVVGSPGGSRIINYVAQTIMGVLDWKLDPQQAINLPKITNRNRITALEKGTSITQLASALRNKGHKVSIRDLNSGVQAIVVDDGSLIGGADPRREGTVKGE; from the coding sequence TTGTTTAAGTTGTATCATTTTAAATCCTTCGCTTTTAGCACCTTTTTGCTGTGTAGTACCTACCAAAGTTGGGCTGGGTCAAGTAAAGTTCAGGTACAAGAAGACCGAGAGCCGGAAGCTGCAACTGGTATTATTGCTAAAGAAGCCGTGATAGCTGACAAATTTATGGTTGCAACGGCAAACCCTTATGCAACACAAAGTGGATACAATATTTTAAAGCAAGGTGGTAGTGCGGTAGATGCCGCGATTGCAGTGCAATTAGTCTTAACATTAGTGGAACCTCAGTCTTCAGGCATTGGTGGTGGCGCGTTTATGTTGCATTGGGACAAAGAAAAGCAAAACCTTACAACGTTTGACGGCAGGGAAGTGGCACCAAAGCATGCTACATCAGATATATTTTTAGATAAAAATGGTCAAGCGATCCCATGGATTCAAGCTGTGGTAGGCGGTCGCTCTGTTGGCGTCCCTGGAGTTCTTGCTGCTTTAAAGCTGGCTCATGAAAAGCATGGAGTACTACCTTGGAAAGCACTATTTACTGACGCAATTGCATTGGCTGAAAATGGCTTTCGTGTTACTCCTCGTTTACAAAAGCTTGTAGAAATGCAATATAACCCTGGCATTACTAAACTCGAAAGCATTCATCAGTATTTTTTTCCTAATGGTAAGGCGATTCAGGCTGGAGATTTACTGGTCAATAAAAAGCTTGCTAAGGTATATAGAAGCCTCGCAGAAAAAGGTATAACGCCATTTTACCAAGGTTGGATTGCTAAAAGCATTGTTAATGCCGTACAAAATTCATCGATAGCACCAGGTAAACTTTCAATCGATGATTTAGCAAACTACCAACCGAGGGAAATTTCACCTGTTTGCGGTAATTATCGCCAGTATCAAGTTTGCGGCATGGCACCACCAAGCTCTGGTGGAATTGCGGTTATCCAAATATTAAAGCAACTTGAACCCTATAAATTAGGTGAGCTACCATTTTCTGATGCCAGAACGGTACATTTATTTACGCAAAGCTCAAGGCTCGCATTTGCTGATCGTGCAAAATATGTAGCAGATGACACTTTTGTTGATGTGCCAATAAAAACACTGGTTAGTGACGATTATTTAGCAAGGCGTAGCAAACTTATCGATGTTAAAAAAGATATGGGAAAAGCTACCGCTGGAGAGTTACCTAATGTTGCTCAACGTGGTGATAACCTCTCTATGGAATTACCTTCAACTAGCCATATCTCAATTGTTGATGCAAAAGGCAATGCGGTATCGATGACGACAAGTATTGAAATGGCTTTTGGTTCAGCAGTAATGACTGAAGGGTTTATTTTGAACAACCAGTTAACGGACTTTTCATTAGCGCCGATAATGAATGGTAAACCTGTTGCTAATCGCTTAGAAGCAAATAAACGCCCGAGAAGCTCTATGGCACCAACCATGGTTTTTGAAAAGGATAAATTAAGGCTTGTTGTAGGCTCCCCAGGTGGAAGCCGTATTATCAATTATGTAGCGCAGACTATTATGGGCGTATTAGATTGGAAGCTTGATCCACAACAAGCGATTAATCTGCCAAAAATAACCAATAGAAACCGAATCACGGCATTAGAAAAAGGAACGTCAATTACACAACTAGCTAGTGCGTTAAGAAATAAAGGCCACAAGGTATCTATACGTGATTTAAATAGTGGTGTTCAAGCGATTGTGGTTGATGATGGTAGCCTTATTGGTGGCGCAGACCCTAGGAGAGAGGGGACTGTCAAAGGAGAATAA
- the cysK gene encoding cysteine synthase A, with product MANIFKDNSTAIGNTPLVKLNRVTSGNVFAKVEARNPSFSVKCRIGANMIWDAEKRGELVEGKEIIEPTSGNTGIALAFVAAARGYAITLTMPATMSLERRKLLAALGAKLELTDGAKGMGGAIAKAQEIKDSAPDKYVLLGQFDNPANPEIHEKTTGPEIWEDTDGNVDIFVAGVGTGGTITGVSRYLKKVKGKDVLSVAVEPTDSPVISQKMAGEELKPGPHKIQGIGAGFIPGNLDLELIDAVEQVSNEDAMAMAHELMKQEGILAGISSGAAVVAAKRLAEKPENKDKNIVVILPSSAERYLSSALFTDTFSDKELVQ from the coding sequence ATGGCGAATATTTTTAAAGATAACTCAACTGCAATTGGTAATACGCCGCTTGTAAAACTTAACCGCGTTACCTCTGGAAACGTTTTTGCAAAAGTAGAAGCTCGCAATCCAAGTTTTAGCGTTAAATGCCGCATTGGTGCAAACATGATTTGGGATGCAGAGAAGCGTGGCGAACTTGTTGAAGGCAAAGAGATAATTGAGCCAACAAGTGGAAACACAGGTATTGCACTTGCCTTTGTTGCTGCAGCACGTGGTTATGCAATTACACTAACGATGCCAGCGACAATGAGTTTAGAACGTCGTAAATTATTGGCAGCATTAGGTGCTAAGTTGGAGTTAACAGATGGTGCAAAAGGTATGGGTGGTGCTATCGCTAAAGCTCAAGAAATCAAGGATTCTGCACCTGATAAATACGTATTATTAGGCCAATTTGATAATCCAGCAAACCCAGAAATTCACGAAAAAACTACTGGCCCTGAAATTTGGGAAGACACTGACGGCAATGTTGATATTTTTGTGGCGGGTGTAGGAACAGGCGGCACAATTACGGGTGTTAGTCGTTACTTAAAAAAAGTTAAAGGTAAAGACGTTCTTTCAGTTGCTGTTGAACCTACTGATTCACCTGTTATTAGTCAAAAAATGGCCGGTGAAGAACTCAAGCCTGGCCCTCATAAAATACAAGGTATTGGTGCAGGTTTCATCCCAGGAAATTTAGATTTAGAACTCATTGACGCTGTCGAGCAAGTATCTAATGAAGATGCAATGGCGATGGCACATGAATTAATGAAACAAGAAGGTATCTTAGCTGGTATTTCTTCTGGCGCTGCAGTCGTTGCTGCTAAGCGTTTAGCTGAAAAGCCTGAAAACAAAGATAAGAATATTGTGGTAATTTTACCAAGCTCAGCAGAGCGTTACTTATCGAGTGCTTTATTCACAGATACGTTTTCAGATAAAGAGTTAGTTCAGTAA